Part of the Pseudomonas sp. ADAK13 genome is shown below.
AAGGCGAGTGGGCGCGGGCTTCTCTGCCGGCCCTGACCCTGGTGTTGGTGGGCCTGTTACCGGTCATCGGGCTGATCCGACGTTCGGCGAGACAAATCGGCTAGGTGCCAGTCCTACGCCTTGAGGCTACAATGCGCGGCATTCGGTGCGGTCGATCTTCCAGATCGGGTCGCTGAACGCGGCTACAGGCCTTGTATTTCAAGGTGTGTAGCCCGAACGGCAACCGTCCGCACCTTCGCCACGCCCGGAAGGAGAAACCCATGGGACAGCGCACGCCTCTGTATGACCTGCATCTCGCCCTTGGCGCGAAAATGGTCGATTTTGGCGGTTGGGATATGCCTTTGCATTACGGCTCGCAGGTTGAGGAGCACCATCAAGTGCGACGCGATTGCGGGGTGTTTGATGTATCCCATATGACCGTGATCGATATCACAGGCCCCCAGGCCAAGGAATGGCTCCAGCATTTGCTGGCCAATGATGTTGACCGATTGCACGGCTGCGGCCGTGCGTTGTACAGCGCCATGCTCAACGAGCAGGGCGGCGTGGTGGATGACATGATTGTCTACCGCACCGAGAGTGGTTACCGGCTGGTGGTCAACGCCGCTACCCGTGACCAGGACATGGCCTGGATGCAGGCCCGGCTTGGCAGCTATCAGGCCCGGCTTCACGAGCGTCCCGAGTTGGCCATGCTTGCCATTCAGGGCCCCCATGCCCGGCAGAAGATCGCCGAGCTGGTGACTCAGTCTCGCGCCACCTTGATCCACCAGCTCAAGCCCTTTGAAGGCCTGGCCGACGGCGATTGGTTTATTGCGCGCACCGGTTATACCGGTGAAGACGGCCTGGAAATTGTCCTGCCGGCCGAGCAGGCCCCGGCGTTTTTCAACGATCTGGTCGGCGCGGGCATTTCCCCCATCGGCCTCGGCGCCCGCGACACGCTGCGCCTTGAGGCCGGTATGAACCTCTACGGTCAGGATATTCACCAGGACGTATCGCCCTTGGCGGCCAACATGGCCTGGAGCATCGCCTGGGAGCCGGCCGGGCGTGATTTCATCGGCCGTGCCGCCCTGGAAGCCGAAAAAGCAGCAGGTGTGAAGTCCAAATTGGTCGGACTGGTGCTGGAGGAACGTGGGGTTTTACGCGCGCATCAAGTGGTTCGTATCGCCAATGTTGGCGAAGGAGAGATCACCAGTGGTAGTTTCTCTCCTACGCTAAGCAAATCCATTGCACTGGCACGTGTGCCGTCGGCGACTGCTGACCGGGCCGAGGTGGAAATCCGCGGCAAGTGGTACCCGGTTCGGGTGGTCAAGCCGACGTTCGTGCGCCATGGCAAAACATTGATTTAACTTTTCCGGCGGGCCAATGGCCGCTGACATTTTTTCTTGAGGACACAGACTATGAGCG
Proteins encoded:
- the gcvT gene encoding glycine cleavage system aminomethyltransferase GcvT, whose translation is MGQRTPLYDLHLALGAKMVDFGGWDMPLHYGSQVEEHHQVRRDCGVFDVSHMTVIDITGPQAKEWLQHLLANDVDRLHGCGRALYSAMLNEQGGVVDDMIVYRTESGYRLVVNAATRDQDMAWMQARLGSYQARLHERPELAMLAIQGPHARQKIAELVTQSRATLIHQLKPFEGLADGDWFIARTGYTGEDGLEIVLPAEQAPAFFNDLVGAGISPIGLGARDTLRLEAGMNLYGQDIHQDVSPLAANMAWSIAWEPAGRDFIGRAALEAEKAAGVKSKLVGLVLEERGVLRAHQVVRIANVGEGEITSGSFSPTLSKSIALARVPSATADRAEVEIRGKWYPVRVVKPTFVRHGKTLI